In Janthinobacterium sp. J1-1, a single genomic region encodes these proteins:
- a CDS encoding EAL domain-containing protein, giving the protein MAGLASALRNNEFCFHYQGKFDTAQLRLVGLEALLRWQQPGRGLTFPQEFIALAERRGTVVELGNWGIATACRQLAQWRAAGLALVPVAVNLSVQQLSDPRLLATVQRCLRQHDVPATLLELEVTESGQIDDTAQACAVLSQLRALGVRIALDDYGTGYAGLHHLKMLPVDTVKIDRCFITDIGSDGKDAIIVASTIALARSLDLQVLAEGVEDGVQLAMLRSLGCRQVQGYYLHRPAPEAQVRDLLDAARASPDCHM; this is encoded by the coding sequence GTGGCTGGCCTGGCCAGCGCCCTGCGCAATAATGAATTCTGCTTTCACTACCAGGGCAAGTTCGATACGGCGCAATTGCGCCTGGTGGGCCTGGAAGCGCTGCTGCGCTGGCAGCAGCCCGGGCGCGGCCTGACGTTTCCGCAGGAGTTCATCGCCCTGGCCGAGCGGCGCGGCACCGTCGTCGAGCTGGGCAACTGGGGCATCGCCACCGCCTGTCGGCAACTGGCGCAGTGGCGCGCCGCCGGGCTGGCGCTGGTGCCGGTGGCGGTCAATCTGTCGGTGCAGCAGCTGAGCGATCCGCGCCTGCTGGCCACCGTGCAGCGCTGTTTGCGCCAGCATGATGTGCCGGCCACCTTGCTGGAACTGGAAGTGACGGAAAGCGGCCAGATCGACGACACGGCGCAAGCGTGCGCGGTGCTGTCGCAACTGCGCGCGCTGGGAGTGCGCATTGCGCTCGATGACTATGGCACCGGCTATGCGGGCCTGCATCACCTCAAGATGCTGCCGGTTGACACGGTCAAGATCGACCGCTGTTTCATTACCGACATCGGCAGCGATGGCAAGGACGCCATCATCGTCGCCTCGACCATCGCGCTGGCGCGCAGCCTGGACCTGCAGGTGCTGGCCGAAGGCGTCGAAGATGGCGTGCAGCTGGCCATGCTGCGCAGCCTGGGCTGCCGGCAGGTGCAGGGCTACTATCTGCACCGGCCCGCGCCGGAGGCGCAGGTGCGGGACTTGCTGGACGCCGCGCGCGCTTCGCCTGATTGCCATATGTAA
- a CDS encoding OPT family oligopeptide transporter gives MAKDANPGTVKPYIPADAQLPEMTFRALLMGVILGMVFGASSLYLVLKVGLTVSASIPVAVIAITLFGLAKKVGGKDSSILENSITQTAGSAGESLAFGLGVTMPAILILGFDLEISRVMLVGILGGLLGILMMIPMRRTMIVDQHKELKFPEGTACAEVLKAAATDESRIAAGESIASDSAAAKDAKRRAKIIFGGFAVGLLYKVFNISFKGWKDTPGVEFGAPLKAGSIGAEISPELLGVGYIIGPRIAATMAAGGVLSYLLLIPMIKFFGDNLTTVLSPGTKLISAMGADDIRSAYVLYIGAGAVAAGGLISLVRAMPMIWRSLSAGLAGIGKGSKANATLRTEQDIPLKWVMIGCLAIIAVITFATPLHMNLLGALLILVFGFLFATVSSRLTGEIGSSSNPISGMAVATLLFTCLIFLLMGWTGGRYYVTALSVGAIVCIAASNAGTTSQDLKTGYLIGATPRLQQYAILAGALSSALILGPILLKLNEASTVYVPAAQVAPGLTVDASKLTVTGELHGPQAETDHNTYKVWQKTDTVGGPAGKYFVTDDGQLAYLVDPGINGAYNKRPDGSEVKKYDAPKAVLMSYIIKGILDQQLPWTLVLFGVMIAVVLEMAGIASLAFSVGVYLPLSSTLPIMVGGVIRWLADRRNNKLEHNAKLNEEERQLAGDRSSGVLLASGYIAGGALAGIIIAITAGVLTHFDQMMADWAEHGNPFYAGSSSDALSLLPYAVMIVLLYVVAREKKKGVQD, from the coding sequence ATGGCGAAAGATGCAAACCCGGGCACGGTCAAACCGTATATTCCGGCCGACGCGCAGCTCCCCGAGATGACCTTCCGCGCGCTGCTGATGGGCGTCATCCTGGGCATGGTATTTGGTGCGTCGTCGCTGTACCTGGTGCTCAAGGTGGGCTTGACCGTCAGCGCCTCGATACCCGTCGCCGTGATCGCGATCACCCTGTTCGGCCTGGCCAAGAAGGTGGGTGGCAAGGATTCGTCGATCCTGGAAAACAGCATCACGCAGACGGCCGGTTCGGCCGGCGAATCGCTGGCCTTCGGCCTGGGCGTGACCATGCCGGCGATCCTGATCCTGGGCTTCGACCTGGAAATCTCGCGCGTGATGCTGGTGGGTATTTTGGGTGGCTTGCTGGGCATCCTGATGATGATCCCGATGCGCCGCACCATGATCGTCGACCAGCACAAGGAACTCAAATTCCCCGAAGGCACGGCCTGCGCCGAAGTGCTGAAAGCGGCCGCCACCGATGAATCGCGCATCGCCGCCGGCGAAAGCATAGCGTCCGATTCGGCCGCCGCAAAGGACGCCAAGCGCCGCGCCAAGATCATCTTCGGCGGCTTCGCCGTCGGCCTCTTGTATAAAGTGTTCAATATCTCGTTCAAGGGCTGGAAGGATACGCCGGGCGTGGAATTCGGCGCACCGCTGAAGGCCGGCTCGATCGGCGCCGAGATTTCGCCCGAACTGCTGGGCGTCGGCTACATCATCGGCCCGCGCATCGCCGCCACCATGGCGGCCGGCGGCGTGCTGTCGTATCTGCTCTTGATCCCGATGATCAAATTTTTCGGCGATAACCTCACCACCGTGCTGTCGCCCGGTACCAAATTGATCAGCGCGATGGGCGCCGACGATATCCGCAGCGCCTATGTGCTGTATATCGGCGCCGGCGCCGTCGCCGCCGGCGGCCTGATTTCGCTGGTGCGCGCCATGCCGATGATCTGGCGCAGCCTGTCGGCCGGCCTGGCCGGCATCGGCAAGGGCAGCAAGGCCAATGCGACCTTGCGCACCGAGCAGGATATTCCCCTGAAATGGGTGATGATCGGCTGCCTGGCGATTATCGCCGTGATCACCTTCGCCACCCCGCTGCACATGAATTTGCTCGGTGCGCTGCTGATCCTGGTATTCGGCTTTCTGTTCGCCACCGTGTCGTCGCGCCTGACCGGCGAGATCGGTTCCTCGTCGAATCCGATCTCGGGCATGGCGGTGGCCACCTTGCTGTTTACCTGTTTGATCTTTTTGCTGATGGGCTGGACGGGTGGCCGCTATTACGTCACCGCCTTGTCGGTCGGTGCCATCGTCTGTATCGCCGCCAGCAACGCCGGCACCACCTCGCAGGACCTGAAGACCGGCTACCTGATCGGTGCCACGCCGCGCCTGCAGCAGTACGCGATCCTGGCAGGCGCCCTGTCGTCGGCATTGATCCTGGGCCCGATCCTGCTGAAACTGAACGAGGCCAGCACCGTCTACGTGCCAGCCGCGCAGGTGGCGCCCGGCCTCACGGTCGATGCCTCCAAACTGACGGTGACGGGCGAGCTGCATGGCCCGCAAGCGGAAACCGACCACAACACCTATAAAGTCTGGCAGAAGACCGATACCGTCGGCGGCCCGGCCGGCAAGTACTTCGTCACGGACGACGGCCAGTTGGCCTACCTGGTCGACCCGGGCATCAACGGCGCCTACAACAAGCGCCCGGACGGTTCGGAAGTGAAGAAATACGATGCGCCGAAGGCCGTGCTGATGTCCTACATTATCAAGGGCATCCTCGACCAGCAGCTGCCCTGGACCCTGGTGCTGTTCGGCGTGATGATCGCCGTGGTGCTGGAGATGGCCGGCATCGCCTCGCTGGCGTTCTCGGTCGGCGTCTACCTGCCGCTGTCGTCGACCCTGCCGATCATGGTCGGCGGCGTGATCCGCTGGCTGGCCGACCGCCGCAACAACAAGCTGGAACACAACGCGAAGCTGAACGAGGAAGAGCGCCAGCTGGCCGGCGACCGCAGCTCGGGCGTGCTGCTCGCTTCCGGCTATATCGCCGGCGGCGCCCTGGCCGGTATCATTATCGCCATTACCGCTGGCGTGCTGACGCATTTCGACCAGATGATGGCCGACTGGGCCGAGCATGGCAACCCGTTCTACGCGGGTAGCAGTTCGGACGCGCTGTCGCTGCTGCCGTATGCGGTGATGATCGTGTTGCTGTATGTGGTGGCGCGCGAGAAGAAGAAGGGCGTGCAGGATTGA
- a CDS encoding TetR family transcriptional regulator has product MHLSTHFNFEQFQQMTPLNGVNIWEYILDHHAGRIGVKRRKPALENLERIFGATFRLANDVGFRAMSLRDLCRETGLSMGGLYGYITGKDQLAEMIEDVVRHATQALPQLFVDVKLPLDRLEAMIRSSIYLSEILQPWFYFVYMDSRVLQVEQRSMAKQSELYVQTLLANTILEISPRPQGDATLLASHCLALFQDWYVKRWKYRAAKVSVDDFADSTVRTVRGYLSVAA; this is encoded by the coding sequence ATGCACTTGTCGACCCATTTCAACTTTGAACAGTTCCAGCAGATGACGCCTTTGAATGGCGTCAATATCTGGGAATACATCCTCGACCACCATGCGGGCCGCATCGGCGTCAAGCGCCGCAAGCCCGCGCTGGAAAACCTGGAACGCATCTTTGGCGCCACCTTCAGGCTGGCCAACGACGTGGGCTTTCGCGCCATGAGCTTGCGCGACCTGTGCCGCGAGACGGGGCTGTCGATGGGCGGCCTGTATGGCTATATCACCGGCAAGGATCAACTGGCCGAAATGATCGAAGACGTGGTGCGCCACGCCACGCAAGCCTTGCCGCAGCTGTTCGTCGACGTCAAGTTGCCGCTGGACCGGTTAGAGGCGATGATACGCTCGTCGATCTACCTGTCCGAAATCCTGCAGCCCTGGTTTTATTTTGTCTACATGGATTCGCGCGTGCTGCAGGTCGAGCAGCGCAGCATGGCCAAGCAGTCCGAATTGTACGTGCAGACCTTGCTGGCCAATACCATTCTTGAAATCAGCCCGCGGCCGCAGGGCGATGCGACCTTGCTCGCCTCGCACTGCCTGGCGCTGTTCCAGGACTGGTATGTCAAACGCTGGAAGTACCGCGCGGCCAAGGTCAGCGTCGATGATTTTGCCGACAGCACGGTGCGCACGGTGCGCGGATATCTGAGCGTGGCGGCGTAA
- a CDS encoding PBP1A family penicillin-binding protein translates to MTANRSGFPWPSRRAVVRGLLLTGCAALACAIGLAVYLFLYVKPRLPALDVITDYQPKIPLRVYTADNVLIGEFGEEHRDFVPIAQVPEMMKKALMAIEDSRFYEHNGIDFVRVGGAVMSNLRHGFGHGGGSTLTMQVARNFFLTRDKVASRKLNEIMLALKIEAALSKDQILELYMNQVYLGQRSFGFGSAAQTYFGKPLGELSIAEMAMLAGLPQNPSRHNPISNPKRAHARQQLVLKRMRDLDYISDGQYRQALAQPLRYNTRGSQGFDTHAEYVAELARQAVFAQYKEDSYTKGISVYTTILKADQDAAYASTRRNVIAYDQRHGYRGPETFIELPPEQELRDDAIDAALQKRPDSDGLIAAVVTDVGNGKVTVDTGDGEAKVISGAGLRFAAPALSAKAAAGIKLRPGAVIRVSKDAKDNWAITQVPLVAAAFVSLDADTGAYHAMVGGFDYNLQKFNHVTQAWRQPGSAMKPFVYSAALEKGFSPATLINDVPLELPAGGKIWSPQNDDFKFDGPITMRYALAQSKNVASVRILRALGVSYTHDFMEKFGFDPARQPNNLTMALGTGSVTPVQMAGAYALFANGGHQVEPYLIDRIVDAKGVVLMQTKPPAPGDDKTLALDPRNAFVMDSMLREVARSGTGAGATRKLGRSDIAGKTGTTSDAVDGWFAGYSGGIVAVAWMGYDEPKSLGGREFGATLAMPIWIDYMQTALASRPQITRAVPAGLSQIDGEWMYDEFIDMNAVRTLDMDTETPTDPAAVPDALPVETTQ, encoded by the coding sequence TTGACTGCTAACCGATCCGGCTTCCCCTGGCCATCCCGACGCGCCGTGGTGCGCGGCCTGCTCCTCACCGGCTGCGCCGCCCTGGCTTGCGCCATCGGGCTGGCCGTCTACCTGTTCCTGTATGTGAAACCGCGCCTGCCCGCGCTGGACGTGATTACCGACTACCAGCCGAAAATACCGCTGCGCGTCTACACGGCCGACAATGTGCTGATCGGCGAATTCGGCGAGGAACACCGCGACTTCGTGCCGATCGCGCAAGTGCCGGAAATGATGAAAAAAGCCTTGATGGCCATCGAGGACAGCCGCTTCTACGAACACAACGGCATCGACTTCGTGCGCGTCGGCGGCGCCGTGATGTCCAACCTGCGCCACGGCTTCGGCCACGGCGGCGGCTCGACGCTCACCATGCAGGTGGCGCGCAACTTCTTCCTCACGCGCGACAAGGTCGCCTCGCGCAAGCTCAATGAAATCATGCTGGCCCTGAAGATCGAGGCGGCGCTGTCGAAGGACCAGATCCTCGAGCTGTACATGAACCAGGTCTACCTGGGCCAGCGTTCGTTCGGCTTCGGCAGCGCGGCGCAGACTTATTTCGGCAAACCGCTGGGCGAACTGTCGATCGCCGAAATGGCCATGCTGGCCGGTTTGCCGCAAAACCCGTCGCGCCATAACCCGATCAGCAACCCGAAGCGGGCGCACGCGCGCCAGCAACTGGTGTTGAAGCGCATGCGCGACCTCGATTACATCAGCGACGGCCAGTACCGGCAAGCGCTGGCGCAGCCGCTGCGCTACAACACGCGCGGCAGCCAGGGCTTCGACACGCACGCCGAATACGTGGCCGAACTGGCGCGCCAGGCGGTGTTCGCGCAGTACAAGGAAGACAGCTACACCAAGGGCATCAGCGTCTACACCACCATCCTGAAAGCCGACCAGGATGCGGCCTATGCGTCCACCCGCCGCAACGTGATCGCCTACGACCAGCGCCACGGCTACCGCGGCCCGGAGACCTTTATCGAGCTGCCGCCGGAGCAGGAATTGCGCGACGACGCCATCGACGCGGCGCTGCAGAAACGCCCCGACAGCGACGGCCTGATCGCCGCCGTCGTGACCGATGTCGGGAATGGCAAGGTGACGGTCGACACCGGCGACGGCGAAGCAAAAGTCATCAGCGGCGCCGGCCTGCGCTTTGCCGCCCCTGCCCTGTCCGCCAAGGCGGCGGCCGGCATCAAGCTGCGCCCGGGCGCCGTGATCAGGGTCAGCAAGGATGCGAAAGACAACTGGGCCATCACCCAAGTGCCGCTGGTGGCCGCCGCTTTCGTCTCGCTCGACGCCGACACCGGCGCCTACCATGCCATGGTGGGCGGCTTCGACTACAACCTGCAAAAGTTCAATCACGTCACGCAGGCGTGGCGCCAGCCCGGTTCGGCCATGAAGCCCTTCGTCTATTCGGCGGCGCTGGAAAAAGGCTTTTCGCCGGCCACCCTGATCAATGACGTGCCCCTGGAACTGCCGGCCGGCGGCAAGATCTGGTCGCCGCAGAATGACGACTTCAAGTTCGACGGCCCGATCACCATGCGCTATGCGCTGGCGCAGTCGAAGAACGTGGCCTCGGTGCGCATCCTGCGCGCGCTGGGCGTGTCGTACACCCACGACTTCATGGAAAAATTCGGTTTCGATCCGGCGCGCCAGCCGAACAATCTGACCATGGCGCTCGGTACCGGTTCGGTCACGCCGGTACAGATGGCTGGCGCCTATGCGCTGTTCGCCAACGGCGGCCACCAGGTCGAACCGTATCTGATCGACCGCATCGTCGACGCCAAGGGCGTGGTGCTGATGCAGACCAAGCCGCCGGCGCCTGGCGACGACAAGACCCTGGCGCTCGATCCGCGCAATGCCTTCGTGATGGACAGCATGCTGCGCGAAGTGGCCCGCTCGGGCACGGGCGCGGGCGCCACCCGCAAACTGGGGCGCAGCGATATCGCCGGCAAGACCGGCACCACCAGCGACGCCGTTGACGGCTGGTTCGCCGGCTACAGCGGCGGCATCGTGGCGGTGGCGTGGATGGGCTACGACGAACCGAAGTCGCTGGGCGGCCGCGAATTCGGCGCCACCCTGGCCATGCCGATCTGGATCGACTACATGCAGACGGCCCTGGCCAGCCGGCCGCAAATCACGCGCGCCGTGCCGGCCGGCCTGAGCCAGATCGATGGCGAATGGATGTATGACGAATTCATCGACATGAACGCCGTCAGGACGCTGGACATGGACACCGAAACGCCAACCGATCCGGCGGCGGTGCCGGATGCGCTGCCGGTGGAAACGACGCAATAA
- a CDS encoding winged helix-turn-helix domain-containing protein, giving the protein MMNSSVPAYVFGPFRLLPLERRLLEGERAVRLGSRAMDLLLALLERAGDIVDKHELLALVWPNAVVDDATLRVHLAALRKVLGDGRDGQRYITTVAGRGYGFLAPVARAGEAAAAGTAVAEVRHNLPVLLTRMMGRGDIVQAMAGQLLQVRLLSIVGPGGIGKTTVAVALAMRVLRRHADGVCFVDLAPVAEGQLAPLALATALGVAVPAHDPMPALLAYLRQRQMLIVFDNCEHVIAAAAALADMLLKGAPALQVLATSREPLRISCEQLLRLPVLELPPLDAAPDAALRHYAAVQLFAERCAAVDASFVLADADLPVVAEICRRLDGIPLALELAAGRIGHFGLHGLRRQLDDRFRLLVRGPRNAPLRHQTLRATLDWSYGLLDAEERSVLQALSVFKNRFRLESAIAVAGRDVYDTVADLASKSLVSVETCCERVYYRLLETTRAYACAHLALAGEQAAVFRRHALHCLALARCIAADWERLPAASWSASYRRHVDDMRAAIDWAFGAHGDLALGVALTLATHTLFYQLSLMDEYRLRVEHALARMAAQGVDDAGSELRLRVSLGHLLLHTEGVSGAMLAQFQRASRLAPAAGESGGCAEALCGLWIAQMALADFRAADACAAQFAALCERDGDTAMQLVRARMLAAGEHLQGRHAEAAVLSRLVLDHPDGAGQRSLNNALLADHQVCLRGNLARCLWLMGRPDDALEIAREAVELGFAHNGVSLCVALAFSAIPVALWCGQHALARTWTCVLCEHAARHGLLYWHGWGGSYQAALDGGGQSGAASAWPLQADVMATLFDAAASGEALRRARAGEAPWSAPEVLRRAALRRWQGLRAGDAEGLELVRRLLDEALRLAGTQRALGWELRCATSLAAVMRAQGRSGEARALLLPVHGRYTQGHASADVMTATALLAALA; this is encoded by the coding sequence ATGATGAACAGCTCTGTCCCGGCCTATGTCTTCGGCCCGTTTCGCCTATTGCCGCTCGAACGCCGGCTGCTGGAAGGCGAACGTGCGGTAAGGCTGGGGAGCCGCGCCATGGACTTGTTGCTGGCCTTGCTGGAGCGCGCCGGCGACATCGTCGACAAGCATGAATTGCTGGCCCTCGTCTGGCCCAATGCGGTGGTCGACGATGCCACCTTGCGCGTGCACCTGGCGGCGCTGCGCAAGGTGCTGGGCGACGGGCGCGACGGCCAGCGCTATATCACCACCGTGGCCGGCCGCGGCTACGGCTTCCTGGCACCGGTGGCGCGCGCGGGCGAGGCCGCCGCCGCCGGCACGGCCGTCGCCGAGGTGCGCCATAACCTGCCGGTGCTGCTGACGCGCATGATGGGGCGCGGCGACATCGTGCAGGCGATGGCCGGCCAGCTGCTGCAGGTGCGCCTGCTGAGCATCGTCGGCCCGGGCGGCATCGGCAAGACCACCGTGGCCGTGGCGCTGGCCATGCGCGTGCTGCGCCGCCATGCCGATGGCGTCTGCTTTGTCGACCTGGCGCCGGTGGCCGAGGGCCAGCTGGCGCCGCTGGCGCTGGCCACGGCGCTGGGCGTGGCGGTACCGGCGCATGACCCGATGCCGGCCTTGCTGGCCTATCTGCGCCAGCGCCAGATGCTGATCGTGTTTGACAATTGCGAACATGTGATCGCCGCCGCCGCCGCCCTGGCCGACATGCTGCTCAAGGGCGCGCCGGCACTGCAGGTGCTGGCCACCAGCCGCGAACCGCTGCGCATCTCGTGCGAGCAGTTGTTGCGCCTGCCCGTGCTGGAATTGCCGCCGCTCGATGCGGCGCCCGATGCGGCGCTGCGCCATTACGCGGCGGTGCAGCTGTTCGCCGAACGCTGCGCCGCCGTCGACGCCAGCTTCGTGCTGGCCGACGCCGACCTGCCGGTGGTGGCCGAGATCTGCCGCCGTCTCGACGGCATTCCGCTGGCGCTGGAACTGGCGGCCGGGCGCATCGGCCATTTCGGCCTGCACGGCTTGCGGCGCCAGCTCGATGACCGTTTTCGCCTGCTGGTGCGCGGTCCGCGCAACGCGCCGCTGCGCCACCAGACCCTGCGCGCCACGCTGGACTGGAGCTATGGCCTGCTCGACGCGGAAGAGCGCAGCGTGCTGCAGGCGCTGAGCGTGTTCAAGAACCGCTTCCGGCTCGAATCGGCCATCGCCGTGGCCGGCCGCGACGTGTATGACACGGTGGCCGACCTGGCGTCGAAGTCGCTGGTCAGCGTCGAGACCTGCTGCGAGCGCGTGTATTACCGGCTGCTGGAAACCACGCGCGCCTATGCTTGCGCGCACCTGGCGCTGGCCGGCGAACAGGCGGCCGTGTTTCGCCGCCACGCACTGCATTGCCTCGCATTGGCACGCTGCATCGCGGCCGACTGGGAACGCCTGCCGGCCGCCAGCTGGAGCGCCTCGTACCGGCGGCATGTGGACGACATGCGCGCCGCCATCGACTGGGCCTTCGGCGCGCACGGCGACCTGGCGCTGGGCGTGGCGCTGACCCTGGCCACGCATACCCTGTTTTACCAGCTGTCGCTGATGGATGAATACCGCTTGCGGGTCGAGCATGCGCTGGCGCGCATGGCCGCTCAGGGCGTCGACGACGCGGGCAGCGAGCTGCGGCTGCGCGTGTCGCTCGGCCATCTGCTGCTGCATACCGAAGGCGTGAGCGGCGCCATGCTGGCGCAATTCCAGCGCGCCAGCAGGCTGGCGCCGGCGGCGGGCGAATCTGGCGGGTGCGCCGAAGCCCTGTGCGGCCTGTGGATCGCGCAGATGGCGCTGGCGGACTTTCGTGCCGCCGACGCCTGCGCGGCGCAGTTTGCGGCGCTGTGCGAGCGCGACGGCGATACCGCCATGCAGCTGGTGCGCGCGCGCATGCTGGCGGCCGGCGAACACTTGCAGGGTCGGCATGCGGAGGCGGCGGTGCTGTCGCGCCTGGTGCTCGATCACCCCGATGGCGCCGGCCAGCGCAGCCTGAACAACGCCTTGCTGGCCGATCACCAGGTCTGCCTGCGCGGCAACCTGGCGCGCTGCCTGTGGCTGATGGGCCGCCCTGACGATGCGCTGGAGATTGCCCGCGAGGCGGTCGAACTGGGCTTTGCCCACAACGGCGTGTCGCTGTGCGTGGCGCTGGCCTTCAGCGCCATCCCCGTCGCCCTGTGGTGCGGCCAGCACGCGCTGGCGCGCACCTGGACCTGCGTGCTGTGCGAGCACGCGGCGCGTCACGGCTTGCTGTATTGGCATGGCTGGGGCGGCAGCTACCAGGCGGCGCTTGACGGCGGCGGCCAGTCAGGCGCGGCCTCGGCCTGGCCGCTGCAGGCCGATGTGATGGCCACCTTGTTCGACGCGGCGGCCAGCGGCGAAGCGCTGCGGCGCGCACGCGCCGGCGAGGCGCCATGGAGCGCGCCCGAAGTGCTGCGCCGCGCCGCGCTGCGCCGCTGGCAGGGCCTGCGCGCCGGCGACGCGGAAGGCCTGGAACTGGTGCGCCGGCTGCTGGACGAGGCTTTGCGGCTGGCCGGCACGCAGCGCGCGCTGGGCTGGGAGCTGCGCTGCGCCACCAGCCTGGCGGCCGTCATGCGCGCGCAGGGGCGAAGCGGCGAAGCACGCGCGCTGCTGCTGCCGGTGCATGGCCGCTACACGCAGGGCCACGCCAGCGCTGACGTGATGACGGCGACGGCCTTGCTGGCGGCGCTGGCATGA
- a CDS encoding triacylglycerol lipase, producing the protein MKTRFWQLLSTLVLACCIGLPATAGAAGYTQTKYPIVLVHGLFGFDKLGPVEYFYGIPAALRSGGANVYLTTVSAANSTEVRGEQLLSQVRQILAATGAAKVNLIGHSHGGPTARYVASVRPDLVASVTSVAGVNKGSKVADILAGTIPNTSGALGTALASLIGIISGNQGVPQNAGAALASLSSAGSLAFNSRHPQGVPTTACGEGAYQERGVHYFSWSGAQPYTNALDVGDPALAAISLAFGGAKNDGLVSSCSSHLGKVIRDDYAMNHLDEVNQFIGIVNLFETSPVTVFRQQANRLQGLGL; encoded by the coding sequence ATGAAGACTCGCTTCTGGCAATTGCTGTCCACCCTCGTCCTGGCCTGCTGCATCGGCCTGCCTGCCACCGCCGGCGCCGCCGGCTATACGCAAACCAAATATCCCATCGTGCTGGTGCATGGCCTGTTCGGCTTCGACAAGCTGGGCCCTGTCGAGTACTTTTACGGCATTCCCGCCGCCCTGCGCAGCGGCGGCGCCAATGTCTACCTGACCACCGTCTCGGCGGCCAACAGCACCGAAGTGCGCGGCGAGCAACTGCTGTCGCAGGTGCGGCAAATCCTGGCCGCCACCGGCGCAGCCAAGGTCAACCTGATCGGCCACAGCCACGGCGGCCCCACGGCGCGCTATGTGGCCTCCGTGCGGCCCGACCTGGTGGCCTCGGTGACCAGCGTGGCGGGCGTCAACAAGGGCTCGAAGGTGGCCGATATCCTGGCCGGCACGATACCCAATACCAGCGGCGCGCTGGGCACCGCCCTCGCCTCGCTGATCGGCATTATCTCCGGCAACCAGGGCGTGCCGCAAAACGCCGGCGCGGCGCTGGCCTCGCTGTCGAGCGCCGGTTCGCTGGCCTTCAACAGCCGCCATCCGCAGGGCGTGCCGACAACCGCCTGCGGCGAAGGCGCCTACCAGGAACGGGGCGTCCACTATTTTTCGTGGAGCGGCGCCCAGCCCTACACCAATGCGCTCGACGTGGGCGACCCGGCGCTGGCCGCCATCAGCCTGGCCTTTGGCGGCGCGAAAAACGATGGCCTGGTCAGCAGCTGCTCCAGCCACCTGGGCAAGGTAATCCGCGACGACTACGCCATGAACCACCTCGATGAAGTCAACCAGTTCATCGGCATCGTCAACCTGTTCGAAACGTCGCCGGTCACCGTGTTCCGCCAGCAGGCCAACCGCCTGCAGGGCCTGGGCCTGTAA
- a CDS encoding lipase secretion chaperone, which yields MRTHTTLIAAGALAALALYWSLAPGEAPAPPPQKEDPDLFAFVRSMEGTRPDGNLVAAGETLVVDAELGHLFDYYLAGLGEKPLAAIRSQIELELERRLAPAPAREAKRLLGAYLAYKQALAGIEQALAPSGDALQAAQARLQAMRALRPTYFTAQESAGLFGLDDARDDDAVARMAVLADGTLGEEDRRRKLAALDAALSPAQRFERDAPLQVSALDDAVRALRAQGGGDNEVYRLRAATFTPEAAARLAELDREESHWQQRIIAWRAQKATLGAGDAATLQQLTNTLFSPDEQRRLGAYE from the coding sequence ATGCGTACGCACACGACCCTGATCGCGGCCGGCGCACTGGCCGCCCTGGCGCTGTACTGGTCGCTGGCGCCCGGTGAGGCGCCGGCGCCGCCACCGCAAAAGGAAGACCCCGACCTGTTCGCGTTCGTGCGCTCGATGGAAGGCACGCGGCCCGACGGCAATCTCGTGGCCGCCGGCGAGACGCTGGTGGTCGATGCGGAACTGGGCCACCTGTTCGACTATTACCTGGCGGGCCTGGGCGAAAAGCCGCTGGCCGCGATCCGCAGCCAGATCGAGCTGGAACTGGAGCGGCGCCTGGCGCCGGCGCCGGCGCGCGAAGCGAAGCGCCTGCTGGGGGCGTATCTGGCCTACAAGCAGGCGCTGGCCGGCATCGAGCAAGCCCTGGCGCCGTCTGGCGATGCGCTGCAGGCGGCGCAAGCGCGGCTGCAGGCCATGCGCGCGCTGCGCCCCACCTACTTCACGGCGCAGGAAAGCGCCGGCCTGTTCGGCCTGGACGACGCGCGCGATGACGACGCCGTGGCGCGCATGGCGGTACTGGCCGATGGCACATTGGGCGAAGAGGACCGGCGGCGCAAGCTGGCCGCGCTTGATGCGGCCCTGTCGCCGGCCCAGCGTTTTGAGCGCGACGCGCCGCTGCAGGTCAGCGCGCTCGACGACGCGGTGCGCGCCCTGCGCGCGCAGGGCGGTGGCGACAACGAAGTCTACCGCCTGCGAGCGGCCACCTTCACGCCCGAGGCGGCGGCGCGGCTGGCCGAACTGGACCGCGAAGAATCGCACTGGCAGCAGCGCATCATCGCCTGGCGCGCGCAAAAGGCGACGCTGGGCGCCGGCGATGCGGCGACCCTGCAGCAATTGACCAATACGCTATTTTCGCCGGACGAGCAACGCCGCCTCGGGGCCTATGAGTAG